The following proteins are co-located in the Macaca thibetana thibetana isolate TM-01 chromosome 6, ASM2454274v1, whole genome shotgun sequence genome:
- the LOC126957263 gene encoding LOW QUALITY PROTEIN: protocadherin gamma-A12-like (The sequence of the model RefSeq protein was modified relative to this genomic sequence to represent the inferred CDS: deleted 2 bases in 1 codon) gives MRMIPERPHRDCKDLVLLGILLGILWETRCTQIRYSVPEELEKGSRVGDISKHLGLEPRELVERGVRIVPRGRTQLFALNPSSGSLVTAGRIDQEELCMGAIKCQLNLDILIEDKVKIYGVEVEVRDINDNAPYFRESELEIKISENAATDMRFPLPHAWDPDIGKNSLQSYELSPNTHFSLMVQNGADGSKYPELVLERALDREEKAAHHLVLTASDGGDPVRTGTARIRVMVLDANDNAPAFAQPEYRASVPENLAVGTQLLVVNATDPDEGVNAEVRYSFRYVDDKAAQVFKLDCNSGTISTIGELDHEESGFYQMEVQAMDNAGYSARAKVLITVLDVNDNAPEVVLTSLASSVPENSPRGTLIALLNVNDQDSEVNGQVICFIQGNLPFKLEKSYGNYYSLVTDIVLDREQVPVPSYNITVTTTDGGTPPLSTEIHILLNVADTNDNPPVFLQASYSAYIPENNPRGASLVSVTAHDPDCEENAQITYSLAEDTVQGAPLSSYVSINSDSGVLYALSSFDYEQLRDLQVKVMARDNGHPPLSSNVSLSLFVLDQNDNAPEILYPALPTDGSTGVELAPRSAEPGYLVTKVVAVDRDSGQNAWLSYRLLKASEPGLFAVGLHTGEVRTARALLDRDALKQSLVVAVQDHGQPPLSATVTLTVAVADSIPKVLADLGSLESPVNSETSDLTLYLVVAVAAVSCVFLAFVIVLLALRLRRWHKSRLLQASEGGLTGAPASHFVGVDGLQAFLQTYSHEVSLTSDSRKSHPILPQPNYADTLVSQESGGKSESLLLSGDSVFSKDSLALIQVSLYQIFSFFFFSCSVAHAGMQPHDHSSLQPQTPRLKQFSHLLLRCNRDYSCKPQPCYLSVYLSVCLSIYLSIYLSIYLSLSCRDRSLTMLARLIWNLGSGEPPASPSISAGIRGMNHSAPPLSNILF, from the exons ATGAGAATGATTCCTGAGCGACCGCACCGGGACTGCAAAGATCTGGTCCTGCTGGGAATCCTCCTGGGGATTCTGTGGGAGACCAGATGCACCCAGATACGCTATTCAGTTCCGGAAGAGCTGGAGAAAGGCTCTAGGGTGGGCGACATCTCCAAGCACCTGGGGCTGGAGCCCCGGGAGCTGGTGGAGCGCGGAGTCCGCATCGTCCCCAGAGGTAGAACGCAGCTTTTCGCCCTGAACCCGAGCAGCGGCAGCTTGGTCACGGCGGGCAGGATAGACCAGGAGGAGCTCTGTATGGGGGCCATCAAGTGTCAATTAAATCTAGACATTCTGATTGAGGATAAAGTGAAAATATATGGAGTAGAAGTAGAAGTAAGGGACATTAACGACAATGCGCCTTATTTTCGTGAAagtgaattagaaataaaaatcagtgaaaacGCAGCCACTGATATGCGGTTCCCTCTACCCCACGCCTGGGATCCGGATATTGGGAAGAACTCTCTCCAGAGCTACGAGCTCAGCCCGAATACTCACTTCTCCCTGATGGTGCAAAATGGAGCCGACGGTAGTAAGTACCCCGAATTGGTGCTGGAACGCGCCCTGGACCGCGAAGAAAAGGCTGCTCACCACCTGGTCCTTACGGCCTCGGATGGGGGCGATCCGGTGCGCACAGGCACTGCGCGCATCCGCGTGATGGTTCTGGATGCGAATGACAACGCGCCAGCGTTTGCCCAGCCCGAGTACCGCGCGAGCGTTCCGGAGAATCTGGCCGTGGGCACGCAGCTGCTTGTAGTCAACGCTACTGACCCTGACGAAGGAGTCAATGCGGAAGTGAGGTATTCCTTCCGGTATGTGGACGACAAGGCGGCCCAAGTTTTCAAACTAGATTGTAATTCAGGGACAATATCAACAATAGGGGAGTTGGATCACGAGGAGTCAGGATTCTACCAGATGGAAGTGCAAGCAATGGATAATGCAGGATATTCTGCGCGAGCCAAAGTCCTGATCACTGTTCTGGACGTGAACGACAACGCCCCAGAGGTGGTCCTCACCTCTCTCGCCAGCTCGGTTCCCGAAAACTCTCCCAGAGGGACATTAATTgcccttttaaatgtaaatgaccaAGATTCTGAGGTAAACGGACAGGTGATCTGTTTCATCCAAGGAAATCTGCcctttaaattagaaaaatcttaCGGAAATTACTATAGTTTAGTCACAGACATAGTCTTGGATAGGGAACAGGTTCCT GTTCCTAGCTACAACATCACAGTGACCACCACTGACGGGGGAACCCCGCCCCTATCTACGGAAATTCACATCTTGCTGAACGTGGCAGACACCAACGACAACCCGCCGGTCTTCCTTCAGGCCTCCTATTCCGCTTATATCCCAGAGAACAATCCCAGAGGAGCTTCCCTCGTCTCCGTGACCGCCCACGACCCCGACTGTGAGGAGAACGCCCAGATCACTTATTCCCTGGCTGAGGACACCGTCCAAGGGGCACCCCTATCGTCCTACGTGTCCATCAACTCCGACTCTGGGGTACTGTATGCGCTGAGCTCCTTCGACTACGAGCAGTTGCGAGACTTGCAAGTGAAAGTGATGGCGCGGGACAACGGGCACCCGCCCCTCAGCAGCAACGTGTCGTTGAGTCTGTTTGTGCTGGACCAGAACGACAATGCGCCCGAGATCCTGTACCCCGCCCTCCCCACAGACGGTTCCACTGGCGTGGAGCTGGCGCCCCGCTCCGCAGAGCCCGGCTACCTGGTGACCAAGGTGGTGGCGGTGGACAGAGACTCGGGCCAGAACGCCTGGCTGTCCTACCGCCTGCTCAAGGCCAGCGAACCGGGACTCTTCGCGGTGGGTCTGCACACGGGCGAGGTGCGCACAGCGCGAGCCCTGCTGGACAGAGATGCGCTCAAGCAGAGCCTCGTGGTGGCCGTCCAGGACCACGGCCAGCCCCCTCTCTCGGCCACCGTCACGCTCACGGTGGCCGTGGCCGACAGCATCCCCAAAGTCCTGGCGGACCTCGGCAGCCTCGAGTCTCCAGTTAATTCTGAAACCTCAGACCTTACGCTGTACCTGGTGGTGGCGGTGGCCGCGGTCTCCTGCGTCTTCCTGGCCTTCGTCATCGTGTTGCTGGCGCTCAGGCTGCGGCGCTGGCACAAGTCACGCCTGCTGCAGGCTTCAGAAGGCGGCTTGACAGGAGCCCCGGCGTCGCACTTTGTGGGCGTGGACGGGCTGCAGGCTTTCCTGCAGACCTATTCCCACGAGGTCTCCCTCACCTCGGACTCGCGCAAGAGTCACCCGATCTTGCCCCAGCCCAACTATGCAGACACGCTCGTCAGCCAGGAGAGCGGTGGAAAAAGCGAGTCCCTTTTGCTGTCAGGTGATTCGGTATTTTCTAAAGACAGTCTTGCGTTAATTCAGGTGAGTTTATatcaaatcttttctttctt tttcttttcttgttctgtcgcccacgctggaatgcagccgcacgatcatagctcactgcagcctcaaactcctaggctcaagcaattctcccaccttctCCTCCGGTGTAACAGAGACTACAGTTGCAAGCCACAGCCCtgctatctatctgtctatctatctgtctgtctgtctatctatctatctatctatctatctatctatctatcactttcttgtagagacaggagtctcactatgttggccaggctgatctggaacttgggctcaggtgagcctcctgcttcaccctccataagtgctgggattaggggcatgaaccacagtgccccGCCCTTATCAAATATTCTTTTCTGA